Sequence from the Deinococcus detaillensis genome:
CTCCGCGTGCCGAGCGGCAACCAGGCGACTTGCTGAACGCCACCTTCCACGCCAGTCGTCAAAGCATCTGGATGACTTGGGTAGTCATTCAGATAGAGCGGTTGGCCGAGCGTTTTCAAAGACCAGGTGACTGAATTGGGCCAGTCAGGTCGTTGGGCGGGAAGATCAGTGGTTGTCTGGGCAAGTCGGGGATTGAGGTGCGCGGCCTCTACTCGCAGGCCTTCCTCCTCAAAGATCAGCAAGCCGATGTAGTCGGCGCTGAGTGCTTCGGCTAGCAGGGCGGATGAACTCAGCGTCATCTCTTCCGGGGTCAGATCCAAGTCCATCAGTGCAGCGATCCCCTCCAGTACCCGGGCGTGATCCAGACCCCGCTGGAGGTCAGCGTTGCGGTGGGCTTGGGCGTTCAACTCACGGCTCAGCTCCAAGTTGCGTGCACGCAGCTCCAGCTCGCCGACCACCAGCGCCGCCAGGTCTTGTAGGGACTGAAGGTCGTCAGCATTCAGTGGGTGGGGCTGATGGTCGGTGACGCAGAGCGTGCCGATGCGGTGGCCTGCCGGGGTGGTCAGGGGAGCGCCCGCGTACATGTGAATGTGCGGCTCGCCCGTGACCATCGGGTTATAGATGAAGCGCGGATCGGTGTGGGCGTTCTCGATCACCATCGGCTCCGATCCTAAGATCGTCCAGGCGCACACGGAGTCCCGGCGCAGCGCGGTGGTGTCGCCCGGACCGCTGGTGGCCTTGCTCCACTGGCGGTGCTGATCCACGAAGTTGATGAAAGCCACTGGGGCGTTGAGCAGGCGGGCGGCCAGCCGGGTGATGCGGTCAAACGCTTCTTCCGGAGGCGTGTCGAGAACCTCGTAGCGGGCCAGATCGAGCAGCCGGGCATACTCGTCGGGTGGAAGTGGTGCAGCGGTCATGAGCTGCACTGTACTCGTTCGTATTCTTCTGAGATCTGACAACTGGATATCTGTGAAGGTGAGGGGCTTTTATGAGCCGTCCTCAGCGAGGTCAGCTGTAGCGTATCCAATATCTGGCGTGAGCCGCTGCACCTGCTTCGGGTGGGTTTACGCCGATGTGCTAAGCCTCTTCTTCGCTCTCAGCAATCCACAAGTCGTCCGGGCTGCGCTCTCAGATTAGTATCTGTCCGGCGTGCGCGGCGCAGACGGTGAATGGCTGTGTGGTTTGTGTTTGCCTGAAGACCTCCCCCTGCACTTCTGAAGAAAGTAACGCTGGGCAGCCCGACCTGGCCCATGATCTTGTCCAGCTTGTGGGCACTTCCAACGCGGGCCACTGAGTATCATGATCGGGTGCAGCAGGTATTTGAAATCGGCGAAGAGGTGCAGTGAAGCCGCCTTTCGCGTGGATGTTGCTGGCGCTGCTCTTCGTCTTCGTGCTGGCGCTGGCTGCTCTGTCAGTGGAAGCGGCCTTAGACGGGGACAGCGGCACGGCCACGCAAGGGGGCAGCGCGGTGCTTGTCCTGTTGGGTTTATCCTGGACGGTCTTCCAGACGATGAGACGGCGGAGGTGAGCGTTGAGCAGCTTGACCCCATGACCGGCAGCGCTTCTCACTGCTCTGAAAGACCCGTGGAATGAACCCCCTAGAGAGGACCAACGGCCAAGCCACTTCGCCCCGACCAGCCGTTAGGCTGATCACAGCGCGAAGGAGCATTCATGCCAGGACG
This genomic interval carries:
- a CDS encoding sensor domain-containing diguanylate cyclase, producing the protein MTAAPLPPDEYARLLDLARYEVLDTPPEEAFDRITRLAARLLNAPVAFINFVDQHRQWSKATSGPGDTTALRRDSVCAWTILGSEPMVIENAHTDPRFIYNPMVTGEPHIHMYAGAPLTTPAGHRIGTLCVTDHQPHPLNADDLQSLQDLAALVVGELELRARNLELSRELNAQAHRNADLQRGLDHARVLEGIAALMDLDLTPEEMTLSSSALLAEALSADYIGLLIFEEEGLRVEAAHLNPRLAQTTTDLPAQRPDWPNSVTWSLKTLGQPLYLNDYPSHPDALTTGVEGGVQQVAWLPLGTRSGVTSLLMAVRLRTNLVACWRGSDRALLEAAGRSVRGTLNQRLEVELSRQEARHDALTGSLNRRAYEEDLLRRQAGAATFLLAGLDLDGLKALNDQEGHAQGDKLLQVFAQTLKVTLGDAGEVYRLGGDEFVVLSNADEETLLDAVDTAVLAARQVGALRGASVGTAYSSEATGEGLLALADERMYTVKRRRSLQNFTPKLH